Genomic window (Helianthus annuus cultivar XRQ/B chromosome 3, HanXRQr2.0-SUNRISE, whole genome shotgun sequence):
AAGTTTTTTATAACCCCACTAAGGATTTGGTGTTCCAGTTGGGTTCAAGTTTAAGCTTCGATTGAGGTAAGAGTTCTATTTTGTTCTAATCCCGTGTGTAGTATAAATTGTAAATGATTCCACAACGTATATCCAAATGTTCTCTATTAGGTTTATTGAAGATTTTATAAATTTTCTGATGGAATAGTATATCTTATTGAATTCTAAACTTATGATTTAATTCAAGAGTGATAAAATGGCGGAAAGTTCAAGCGACGAATCCAAGGTTAGCAGATCAATAGAGGGAATATCAAAAGGAGTTGCTTCTATGTTGTCCCCTTCTTCTAGAACAGATAACAATTGTGGTATGTATCTTCCTTTATATCATTGGTTGTGGCAATTATTATATGTTACACAAGTTACTTGAAGCCTGTTATTATAAGTAGAAAGTTCATGCTAACACCCTAGGCAAATCCCACAGCCGATACACACTAGAGATGTTGGGTATATAGGAAATGCATAGCCTCAAATACCACCAATGCGTTTTGGGTGTGTTGCATATGGAAGAGAGACGAATATACAGTTAAGCGTACTTGTTTTGAAATAGCTTCGTAAGCTCATAATGTTAAGCATACTTGTTTTGAAATACCACCAATGTGTTTTGGGTGTGTTACATCATACATGTGGATGAGAGAACTTCACAGTTTAACACAGTTAAGCGTACTCATTTTGAAATAAACCTATAAGCTTATTACGGGCAAAATGCACAATATTGGTTGGTATAAAGGGTCAGATGTTACATATCAAGTTTTATAGTAAAAAGTTAGCATATCATACAAAATACCAATGATTTAGATCGTGTTTGAGTATGCAGGACGAGAACCTTCTGAACTATATGGAATGCATGAGTGGACGATAACCATGTTTTCACTAATTAACAAGAGAGAACTTCGTAGTAACACTTTTGAGATTGGCGGATACAAATGGTATGTTTTTCTCGTTTAGATTTGTGAGTTctgttaaatatatatacatcTGTTGTTTAATAATGTATATAAGCATTATCTTGCAATGGCTTTTAGGTACCTCCTCATCTTCCCAAAAGGGTGTGATGTATCTGATCATTTATCAATATTTCTTTGTGTTGATAACCATGAAAAGCTTCCTAGAGGTATGGTCAAACAATGGTCTTCTTTCTTTATCTTTCATTATCCAAACcatttttttttgcaaattttttttgtcatataaatatatttaatatatacattaccagggcaaattacataaggatagcaggtagacgagcaacaaattGCGCCGCCATCcccttctgaatagaaaaccctaatctactgaAAACAAAGtctcgcccctgaggggtcgaaaagttgttgTGGACCACATGTTGAACTCTAGCCAAGAACCGAACTGTCTCCGCcgccaaggagccgaa
Coding sequences:
- the LOC110932638 gene encoding TNF receptor-associated factor homolog 1a-like yields the protein MAESSSDESKVSRSIEGISKGVASMLSPSSRTDNNCGREPSELYGMHEWTITMFSLINKRELRSNTFEIGGYKWYLLIFPKGCDVSDHLSIFLCVDNHEKLPREWCHFAQFTIALVNKDPKKSKYSGSFFIFCCCYHLSITTIIL